The following are from one region of the Coffea eugenioides isolate CCC68of chromosome 2, Ceug_1.0, whole genome shotgun sequence genome:
- the LOC113763707 gene encoding uncharacterized protein LOC113763707: MRPDRVQPLEHYPGPYGARWNVQLDLHRVARHVVSIFRDQLTGLREFQFIWRPYSEDVLASLPAYCTVGRAIWRSVTYLICWGVVEPHLPYRVMRQFGYHQSVPDMRLTENQAALHSLDRRGKGNQNWITTHGAYIDVWTDRHSHVEDGVVAEDPRYPSDEYRQWYRERTVLYVSNPTRQLTFPEGFQGDSARATYLMDAMTQVYYMAETSVTQSDEQHANYFNAMKDFASMTLESVGESSRLAFRPPRVPQQIPQPLDPRRVERAPRNVHGGQHGGGRRRRFRSPEPTVQTGFATSSQATEHACTSTGRIAHSRSPVSMAEFTANTDLHHGTGEQRVGGIDAGHGTQALDARLESQITQVDIVMPAQPRRTQRVHKPRGCGTHGKLGHH; the protein is encoded by the exons ATGCGTCCTGATCGAGTTCAACCGTTAGAGCACTATCCTGGTCCATATGGAGCTCG GTGGAATGTTCAATTAGATCTACATAGAGTAGCGAGACATGTTGTGTCCATATTTCGAGATCAGTTGACAGGCCTACGTGAGTTTCAG TTCATATGGCGGCCATATTCGGAGGATGTGCTTGCTTCTCTGCCTGCATATTGTACAGTAGGACGCGCTATTTGGAGATCTGTCACATATCTAATATGTTGGGGAGTTGTCGAGCCACATCTTCCGTATCGCGTCATGAGACAGTTTGGATATCATCAGTCCGTGCCTGATATGAGATTGACCGAAAATCAAGCAGCACTACATTCTTTGGATCGTCGTGGCAAGGGGAATCAGAACTGGATAACTACACATGGAGCATACATTGATGTGTGGACTGATCGTCATTCTCATGTGGAAGACGGTGTTGTAGCTGAAGATCCTAGATATCCGTCCGATGAGTATCGTCAGTGGTATCGCGAGCGGACAGTGCTGTATGTTTCAAATCCTACTAGGCAGCTCACTTTTCCGGAGGGCTTTCAAGGTGATAGCGCCAGAGCAACATATCTG ATGGATGCTATGACTCAGGTGTATTACATGGCAGAGACCTCTGTAACACAGAGTGACGAACAGCATGCTAATTATTTTAATGCAATGAAGGACTTTGCATCCATGACATTGGAAAGTGTAGGGGAGTCTTcccgacttgcatttcgcccTCCACGAGTGCCACAGCAAATTCCACAGCCTCTAGACCCGCGTCGCGTTGAAAGAGCTCCTAGGAATGTTCACGGAGGCCAGCATGGTGGTGGACGGCGTCGTAGATTCCGATCACCAGAACCCACCGTCCAAACTGGATTTGCTACTAGCTCACAGGCTACTGAGCATGCATGCACCTCTACGGGACGTATTGCTCATTCTAGGTCCCCAGTGTCTATGGCGGAGTTCACGGCCAATACAGACTTACATCACGGCACTGGTGAACAACGTGTGGGAGGTATAGATGCAGGCCACGGTACCCAAGCACTGGATGCTAGACTTGAGTCACAAATTACTCAAGTCGATATAGTGATGCCAGCCCAGCCACGTCGAACACAAAGAGTACACAAACCTCGAGGATGTGGCACTCATGGAAAACTTGGACATCACTGA